ATGGAACTCAAgatttaaaaaatattctcgAGTTTTGGAGTCGTAAATCCCCCCTTCACCCATAAGCGTGTTTAACAGAGATTTGAAAGTATCGATATCCTCATAGAACACATTTAGTAGAGAAAGGGCATCCTTGATAGAATTTATCAGTAAGATAAGAGAATTCATGGCAATAGATTCAGCATCAGATACAGTTATAGCATCGCTATTTTTTGGATCCACAAATGatacaaaagaagaatgatGATTCTTAAAGAAATCTGCCAAAACAGATATTGACGATAAGTAATACTCAACTTGTGGTCTGGTTATAGAAATGCCAAACATATTGGATTTATCTGCCCTGGAAACCTTTCTAAAGATGAATATCTTATCTTCCCAAATTTGGCTAAAGAGTCTCGTAATTAACAGTGCTGACCCATAGAATCTGGGAGATAGCACAATGTCATCACTTTCACTGAACTTAGCAAGTTTCTTTTGTGCAATTTGCAACAAGCATCCACTGTCTCTAGAATCTTTCGGCTTTATTTCGACCACCCCAGGTATACCAGCGGAGAAGAAAGCCAATGCACCTGCTTTAACATACTCTGATTTATTGAACTTACAAGCTAAATACAGTGCCGTGGAGCAAGCCTCAGATAAACCATATTTGTGGATGAATGGTAAGGGGTTTTCAAtcaaactttcaaaaacctCATCAGGAGTACGATAGCAATATATCTCTAAGGCATTGCTCGTTAAAACAGCAACTTTTAATGGCTCCACGTTGTATTGTGAGGCAAAAACATTAGCATAACCTTGTGGAGTAGATGTATAGTTAAAGCATCTGGTCAAAGgaacaatttctttgatttcatcTGTCGTATCGAGCAATACCGTATTTTCAACATATTTACcataattttttaatagaCCATAGTCTGGAGCACTTACATAAAGTTTGTGTTcctctcttttttcctgTCCATCTTTTCTAGCATTATCGTTCGATAATTCTCCGAAATTACTAGGTTTAGTCACGGAAGTGAAGTATATACCTGGCGATATAATAGTACTAGCGTAAGAGGTATTGATATAGACTGAGCTGGCTTTTTGTGCCGAAATTAAACTCTTATCCTTTGAGTATAAATGGCTGTGATTGACGGTTGAAAAATCATTCTTCACAAAGGAGTTGAATAGACAGGTGGGGGGTAACTTTAAAAAGTCTAATTTAAGTGAACCAATTGATCTCTTGGAAGTGATGCCCTTAAGATATAAACGTACGCCAGAAGTAGTTATAACGGCCAAAAACATATCATTGCTCTCCCACTTTGAAATGGAAACAATTTTAGCAATCTTGAAAGCCCGATTAGTGAGTAAAGGAGAATCCTTTAGACCAAATGCGCTTATACTACGCCTGATATGAGGAGCGTCAATCATGGCTGGGCTTTCTAGCCCATTATTAGTTATTAGGTAAGATCTGAtgattgattttgttgACAATGTATGCAAAATACCTCTTGATTGGTCAAGATCGAGCTGTAATATAGTCTCTTCTCCTACTTCATCATCCCCTTCTAGTACTCTTTGTATCAACTTTCCTCCAGGCACGTTAGGTATTAGTCTTGTAGGCAGCAAGTTCGCTAAGCTTGACTTTGTTAGACATATTTTGTTACACTTGCTATTAAATAGATTCTCCGAGCAATTATATTGTAACTCCCACACATTGACACCATCAGTTGAAccagtaaaaaaaatttgccCAGTTTTTTCATAGTTAATTATATTAGACACATTAAGTCCAGTAGCGTTCACTTTTAGCCCTGTGTTAGAGATATTGAGCTCATGAGTAAGGTCATCAAAcgatattttcaaaatgtaTATATCAAAAAGGGTCGCGACTATCAATAGATTTTCaacagaagaaacaaaagttTTTTGCCTAGGCTTGACCaatttcactttcaaaatgGTGTGCTCGATTTCGTCAATACAGTGGAATTCTGAACTATTATTGATGTTCCACAAGATCAATTTATTATCAGAAGTTATCCAACAGAAGTTCAATTCAGGGAATATACCCATATCACTCTTGATTTCTGTGCTCGAAACTTCTAATAGAACTTCATCTGGTATATTTATCACCTGTCGTCTTTGAAAGGGGGTAAATGCGCCTAACCCACCCACTTCATCTGAGAAATTATAATCTACACCTTTTCTGCAGTAGTCTGCATTGTCTAGTACCGGGGTATTCTTGTCTCTAAAGTTCAAATCCTGAACGAATTCACTCGCCAACTGCAACGGTTCAGACGAAGCCAATCCACTTACTTTGACGTGCGTATTTACGTCGTGAAGTTCTGATTCAACAGTGCTTCCCATTTCACCACAATTGTTCATTATATTGTTATTGGTTGATTTCTTAGTCTGGAAGGAACTGCCTGACAA
This genomic stretch from Saccharomyces mikatae IFO 1815 strain IFO1815 genome assembly, chromosome: 5 harbors:
- the NUP157 gene encoding Nup157p (similar to Saccharomyces cerevisiae NUP170 (YBL079W) and NUP157 (YER105C); ancestral locus Anc_7.401): MYSTPLKKRVDYDHETFTVANSLGRNRSQNQLRDDPDQGKLNLSGSSFQTKKSTNNNIMNNCGEMGSTVESELHDVNTHVKVSGLASSEPLQLASEFVQDLNFRDKNTPVLDNADYCRKGVDYNFSDEVGGLGAFTPFQRRQVINIPDEVLLEVSSTEIKSDMGIFPELNFCWITSDNKLILWNINNSSEFHCIDEIEHTILKVKLVKPRQKTFVSSVENLLIVATLFDIYILKISFDDLTHELNISNTGLKVNATGLNVSNIINYEKTGQIFFTGSTDGVNVWELQYNCSENLFNSKCNKICLTKSSLANLLPTRLIPNVPGGKLIQRVLEGDDEVGEETILQLDLDQSRGILHTLSTKSIIRSYLITNNGLESPAMIDAPHIRRSISAFGLKDSPLLTNRAFKIAKIVSISKWESNDMFLAVITTSGVRLYLKGITSKRSIGSLKLDFLKLPPTCLFNSFVKNDFSTVNHSHLYSKDKSLISAQKASSVYINTSYASTIISPGIYFTSVTKPSNFGELSNDNARKDGQEKREEHKLYVSAPDYGLLKNYGKYVENTVLLDTTDEIKEIVPLTRCFNYTSTPQGYANVFASQYNVEPLKVAVLTSNALEIYCYRTPDEVFESLIENPLPFIHKYGLSEACSTALYLACKFNKSEYVKAGALAFFSAGIPGVVEIKPKDSRDSGCLLQIAQKKLAKFSESDDIVLSPRFYGSALLITRLFSQIWEDKIFIFRKVSRADKSNMFGISITRPQVEYYLSSISVLADFFKNHHSSFVSFVDPKNSDAITVSDAESIAMNSLILLINSIKDALSLLNVFYEDIDTFKSLLNTLMGEGGIYDSKTREYFLNLEFHDLFTPNIETKQVIKEILIEIVNANIANGAPADYIMNVFKERFGSFCHGADILCYRAGEHLEAAQKFEIIDSKISRNHLDTAIDFYERCAENIKLDELRNIVNMMVKLDYQPRTVEFLLKVADKIDKANQAQEYVSGGCKIDDPRRVFYNKRVDVYKIIFDILKSVDDNTSIEQSVPAKNIAISSPALSLKESIYSVIINSNNRLFHYCFYDWLVANKRQDGLLQLDSQFVLPYLKERAEKSLEISNLLWLYLSKEECFFEAAAVLYALASSDFDLKLSERIECLARANGFCDSSTSFDQRPALVQLSDNIHELFDIAAIQDDLLNLVRRETRINENYKKQLLLELNGKVLPLFYLFNDYADPLEYYEIKLKIFRASHFNDEKVIQEEWDRLIDSIKKTALFDGKDEGQAFFFSAISSTLIRIGKTTHDTDVIFPVHFLINKLFALFPATPSTADGSISSIFLLAGISHLKLYYILKDIIKNSEENIEMARKEIVWLIKEWYQNDPELHNFIAPEQIKRLEKYDPDTDPIQSYVNDRQS